The Leptolyngbyaceae cyanobacterium genome includes a window with the following:
- the ndhI gene encoding NAD(P)H-quinone oxidoreductase subunit I yields MLKFLKQVGDYAKEAVQAGKYIGQGLSVTFDHMRRRPITVQYPYEKLIPSERFRGRIHFEFDKCIACEVCVRVCPINLPVVDWEFNKETKKKQLRHYSIDFGVCIFCGNCVEYCPTNCLSMTEEYELSTYDRHELNYDNVALGRLPYKVTDDPMVTPLRELAYLPKGVIEPHEVSHTARRAGQRPEEILEKMEK; encoded by the coding sequence ATGCTAAAGTTCCTCAAACAAGTTGGCGACTACGCCAAAGAAGCAGTACAAGCTGGAAAATATATCGGTCAAGGATTATCAGTAACCTTTGACCATATGCGCCGTCGTCCGATTACGGTGCAGTATCCTTACGAAAAATTGATTCCTTCCGAACGTTTTCGCGGTCGCATTCACTTTGAATTTGATAAGTGTATTGCCTGCGAAGTTTGCGTGCGGGTTTGTCCGATTAACCTACCCGTAGTAGATTGGGAATTCAACAAAGAAACCAAAAAGAAACAACTCAGACACTACAGTATTGATTTTGGGGTTTGTATCTTTTGCGGTAACTGCGTGGAATACTGCCCGACTAACTGTTTATCCATGACGGAAGAGTACGAACTTTCTACTTACGATCGCCACGAATTAAACTACGATAACGTGGCATTGGGACGTTTACCCTACAAGGTAACTGATGACCCGATGGTAACGCCATTGCGGGAATTAGCTTACTTACCAAAAGGCGTTATAGAACCTCACGAAGTTTCCCATACCGCCCGTCGTGCCGGTCAACGTCCAGAGGAAATTCTGGAAAAAATGGAAAAATAA
- the nuoK gene encoding NADH-quinone oxidoreductase subunit NuoK has protein sequence MQLEYFLLLAAALFCIGIYGLITSRNAVRVLMSIELLLNAVNLNLMGFSNFLDPQEIKGQVFTVFVITVAAAEAAVGLAIVLTIYRNRDTVDMEQFNLLKW, from the coding sequence TTGCAACTTGAGTACTTTTTATTACTAGCAGCCGCTCTTTTCTGTATTGGTATTTACGGTTTAATTACCAGCCGTAATGCCGTGCGAGTTTTGATGTCTATTGAGTTGCTGTTGAATGCGGTAAATCTCAATTTAATGGGATTTTCTAATTTCCTAGACCCGCAAGAAATCAAAGGTCAAGTATTTACTGTATTTGTCATTACCGTAGCGGCAGCAGAAGCGGCAGTTGGTTTGGCGATCGTACTGACTATTTATCGCAATCGGGATACCGTTGATATGGAGCAGTTCAACCTGCTCAAATGGTAA
- a CDS encoding NAD(+) kinase, translating into MQLKQVIIAHKARDTQSKRWAEKCARQLEKRDCKVLMGPSGPKDNPYPVFLASSMQPIDLAIVLGGDGTALTAARHLSPEGIPILAVNVGGHLGFLTESLEEFKNTEQVWDRLLEDRYAIQRRMMLEAAVFEGNDRNSEAVSDRFLALNEMCVKPASADRMLTAILEMEIDGEVVDQYQGDGLIVATPTGSTCYTVSANGPIVHDGMEAIAVSPICPLSLSSRPIIIPPGSIVSIWPLSDYDLNTKLWMDGVMATAIWPGHRVDVRMADCRAKFIILRENYSYYRTLREKLLWAGARIHYDNNHRN; encoded by the coding sequence GTGCAGCTTAAACAAGTTATTATCGCGCATAAAGCCAGAGATACCCAAAGCAAACGCTGGGCAGAAAAGTGCGCTCGTCAATTAGAAAAGCGAGATTGTAAGGTATTGATGGGGCCAAGCGGCCCGAAAGACAATCCTTACCCTGTTTTTTTGGCTTCATCGATGCAGCCAATCGATTTGGCGATCGTACTGGGGGGTGATGGGACAGCGCTGACAGCCGCACGACATTTATCACCGGAAGGTATCCCCATTTTGGCGGTGAATGTAGGGGGACATTTAGGGTTTTTAACGGAGTCTTTGGAAGAGTTTAAGAATACGGAGCAAGTTTGGGATCGCTTATTGGAAGATCGTTATGCGATTCAACGGCGGATGATGTTGGAGGCGGCGGTTTTTGAAGGGAACGATCGCAATTCAGAAGCAGTTAGCGATCGCTTTCTGGCGCTGAATGAAATGTGCGTTAAACCTGCCTCTGCCGATCGAATGCTCACCGCTATTCTAGAGATGGAAATCGACGGCGAGGTAGTGGATCAATATCAGGGAGATGGATTAATTGTTGCCACGCCTACTGGTTCTACTTGCTACACGGTTTCTGCTAATGGGCCGATCGTCCACGATGGTATGGAAGCGATCGCGGTGAGTCCCATCTGTCCCTTGAGTCTTTCCAGCCGTCCCATTATCATACCCCCCGGATCGATCGTCAGCATTTGGCCTTTAAGCGATTACGACCTCAATACTAAACTTTGGATGGATGGAGTAATGGCCACCGCTATTTGGCCAGGACATCGCGTAGATGTGAGAATGGCCGACTGTCGCGCTAAGTTTATTATCCTGCGAGAAAACTATTCTTATTACCGAACTTTACGGGAAAAGTTATTGTGGGCTGGTGCGAGAATTCACTACGATAATAATCATCGAAATTGA
- a CDS encoding NADH-quinone oxidoreductase subunit J produces the protein MDLGQGVQIVSFALLSVMTIGAALGVVLLSNIVYSAFLLGGVFISIAGIYILLNADFVAAAQVLIYVGAVNVLILFAIMLVNKRQDFKPLPNAWLRKGATALVCLGLFVLLGTMVLATPWAIPTTAATPGDSSIVVIGQHFFTDFLLPFELASVLLLMAMVGAIILARREYLPEVLQSPGVQQQVLTLPERPKELVPAGSDTSTLTTNKGDRNK, from the coding sequence GTGGATTTAGGACAAGGGGTTCAGATTGTTTCATTTGCCTTACTATCGGTAATGACGATCGGGGCAGCTTTGGGAGTAGTGCTACTCTCCAATATCGTTTACTCGGCTTTTTTGTTAGGAGGCGTATTTATCAGTATTGCGGGAATTTATATCTTGCTGAATGCTGATTTTGTAGCAGCAGCCCAAGTGCTAATTTACGTGGGAGCAGTGAACGTTTTGATTTTGTTTGCCATTATGTTGGTGAACAAGCGCCAAGATTTTAAACCACTTCCTAATGCTTGGCTTCGTAAGGGAGCAACTGCCTTAGTTTGCCTTGGTTTGTTCGTACTCTTGGGTACGATGGTGCTAGCTACTCCCTGGGCTATTCCCACAACTGCCGCTACTCCCGGTGACAGTTCGATTGTAGTAATCGGACAACACTTTTTTACTGACTTTTTGCTACCTTTTGAGTTGGCATCCGTACTTTTGTTGATGGCAATGGTAGGAGCAATTATTCTGGCACGTCGCGAATATTTGCCAGAAGTATTGCAAAGTCCTGGCGTACAACAACAAGTTTTAACTTTGCCGGAACGTCCGAAAGAATTAGTGCCAGCAGGTAGCGATACCTCTACTTTGACTACTAATAAAGGCGATCGCAACAAGTAA